One segment of Thermococcus sp. AM4 DNA contains the following:
- a CDS encoding DNA-binding protein, giving the protein MTSNGSNGNPDSRKEEKKLYYHGLKEQKKIDVSKLKYVSLVIAVLGVALILIAAQGAQAPMAKISDVYGNYLMNYAVVRVEGNVVSVPYVSETGGKLSVTFSVNDGTGSIDIRVYSPLAEKLIEEGKVPFPGDRIEAEIQLRVRETYTYGMLQYLDGLKFISKAYSSNPPKVTTLTEKMANEYVYTEGLVTSLNNVSSGILMEVDTGSGKVTVLIPKVLLVVGKAPEVALGDQVKAAGVVYLYKGSSPEIVVRDLKDFRVMGAQQVPQVSLNELKDHVGETVSVEATLEKITYKSGQYLVTVSDGGVSAVLYTSRDVLAEINPFQAGSGSRIKAIGLVGDNGTLKVSKFEVINPVRPELSKIKDLSADMLGRIVVVEGNVVSTANVGSNLKLVISDGTGEIAVFIPGSVVKELDENVKGQLKAGLGVKVAGYLDEYRGTLEVIPYTPDAIVAYGKPIGGTTETTTPNQGQGGNGTITLSELSSASGTVKLKVKWEAVYYSKPNYLIEVSDDTGKANLTVPRDMIPNPLKAGTGSELEITYNADDSKVVSIDVVKAVASPLVETGKVSKDMLGKTVVVQGTVKSVYTGSFFVKLTIDDGSGELVVFIPKSVLGDKTFSEGDTVKIGGYVTEYRGTFEVVPYRGDAVIKE; this is encoded by the coding sequence GTGACCTCAAACGGCTCAAATGGAAATCCCGACTCCAGAAAGGAGGAAAAGAAGCTTTACTATCACGGACTCAAGGAGCAGAAGAAGATCGACGTCTCGAAGCTGAAGTACGTTTCCCTCGTCATAGCTGTCCTCGGCGTCGCCCTGATCCTCATAGCGGCCCAGGGCGCCCAGGCTCCGATGGCGAAGATAAGCGACGTCTACGGCAACTACCTGATGAACTACGCCGTCGTTAGGGTGGAAGGAAACGTTGTGAGCGTTCCCTACGTATCCGAAACCGGCGGCAAGCTGAGCGTTACCTTCTCCGTCAACGATGGCACGGGCTCGATCGACATCAGGGTTTATTCCCCGCTGGCGGAAAAGCTCATCGAGGAGGGGAAGGTTCCCTTCCCCGGCGACAGGATCGAGGCGGAAATCCAGCTCCGCGTGAGGGAGACCTACACCTACGGAATGCTCCAGTATCTGGATGGGCTTAAGTTCATAAGCAAAGCCTACTCCAGCAATCCGCCCAAGGTAACGACCCTCACCGAGAAGATGGCCAACGAGTACGTCTACACCGAGGGCCTCGTTACGTCCCTCAACAACGTCAGCAGCGGGATCCTGATGGAGGTTGACACGGGCTCGGGCAAAGTTACCGTTCTCATCCCCAAGGTTCTCCTCGTCGTTGGAAAGGCCCCCGAGGTTGCCCTCGGCGATCAGGTCAAGGCAGCGGGAGTGGTTTACCTCTACAAGGGCAGCTCGCCCGAGATCGTCGTGAGGGATCTTAAGGACTTCAGGGTGATGGGAGCCCAGCAGGTTCCGCAGGTTTCGCTGAACGAGCTCAAGGACCACGTCGGGGAGACCGTTTCGGTCGAGGCCACGCTCGAGAAGATAACCTACAAGTCCGGGCAATACCTCGTCACCGTCAGCGACGGAGGCGTTTCGGCCGTTCTGTACACCTCAAGGGACGTGCTGGCCGAGATAAACCCGTTCCAGGCCGGTTCAGGATCGAGGATCAAGGCCATTGGCCTCGTTGGCGACAACGGCACGCTCAAGGTCTCGAAGTTCGAGGTTATCAACCCGGTCAGGCCCGAGCTGAGCAAGATCAAGGACCTCTCCGCCGACATGCTCGGAAGGATAGTGGTTGTGGAGGGCAACGTGGTGAGCACTGCCAACGTTGGCTCGAACCTCAAGCTCGTCATCAGCGATGGAACAGGCGAGATAGCCGTCTTCATTCCGGGATCCGTTGTCAAGGAGCTCGACGAGAACGTGAAGGGCCAGCTCAAGGCCGGACTCGGCGTCAAGGTCGCCGGCTACCTCGACGAGTACAGGGGAACGCTCGAGGTCATACCCTACACCCCTGACGCCATAGTCGCCTACGGAAAGCCAATCGGCGGAACGACCGAAACTACGACCCCCAACCAGGGCCAGGGCGGAAACGGAACGATAACACTCTCCGAACTCTCCTCTGCAAGCGGCACCGTTAAGCTGAAGGTGAAGTGGGAGGCCGTTTACTACTCCAAGCCGAACTACCTCATTGAGGTCTCCGACGACACCGGAAAGGCGAACCTCACGGTTCCGCGCGACATGATACCCAACCCGCTCAAGGCCGGAACTGGAAGCGAGCTCGAGATAACCTACAACGCCGACGATTCCAAGGTCGTTTCGATTGACGTCGTCAAGGCCGTTGCCTCACCCCTGGTCGAGACCGGGAAGGTTTCCAAGGACATGCTCGGAAAGACCGTCGTCGTTCAGGGAACGGTTAAGAGCGTCTACACGGGGAGTTTCTTCGTCAAGCTCACGATAGACGACGGAAGCGGCGAGCTCGTCGTCTTCATTCCAAAGAGCGTTCTTGGCGACAAGACCTTCAGCGAGGGGGACACCGTGAAGATCGGCGGCTACGTTACGGAGTATAGGGGAACCTTTGAGGTCGTTCCATACAGGGGAGACGCGGTGATCAAGGAGTGA
- a CDS encoding OB-fold nucleic acid binding domain-containing protein yields MRAKFALALLLIGLVVISAGCIGGGSKEGTPTSSSTSSQAQTTSTSSAPTTTTTTTTSQQTTTTTSTPSVPRVPIGEIGNYVGKNVSVEGLLLGLSYDSANHVYVISIGENGAKVNVTAKRELLSVLNPLEVGVGSKILVTGEVKSREQLSAGEIEVVEKKAPTISKIKDLSAGMLGKIVVIEGNIVSTKKIGSNLKLTVTDGTGEIAIFIPGSVVKELSNETLSGLKEGLGVKIGGYIDEYKGTLEVIPYVPEGIVAYGKPLEIETTTTTTTTSQQTTTTTQTEVQWVTVSGLSSASGTVQLNATWVRLYYSKPNYLIEVSDDTGKANLTAERELLPNPVKAGTGSVLHLVVDASSMKVLNLTVVSPQPSPLLSTANVTTELLGKTVVVQGTVSDFKTLGANLKFLVVDGSGNITVFVPSSVASKLPEDVKSKLQNGVTVEIGGYVTEYKGTIEIIPYSVEGIEILT; encoded by the coding sequence ATGAGGGCAAAGTTTGCTTTAGCCCTGCTCCTGATAGGCCTGGTCGTGATCTCCGCCGGCTGTATCGGGGGCGGCTCCAAAGAGGGCACTCCAACGAGCTCATCGACCAGCTCTCAGGCCCAGACAACGAGCACTTCCTCCGCCCCGACAACTACAACAACCACAACGACGTCTCAGCAGACCACAACCACAACCTCAACGCCCTCCGTTCCGAGGGTACCGATAGGTGAAATAGGAAACTACGTCGGAAAGAACGTCAGCGTTGAGGGCCTTCTCCTCGGCCTCTCCTACGACTCAGCGAACCACGTCTACGTTATATCGATCGGCGAAAACGGGGCAAAGGTAAACGTCACGGCGAAGCGTGAGCTCCTGTCCGTTCTCAACCCGCTCGAGGTCGGCGTTGGCTCAAAGATCCTCGTTACCGGCGAGGTGAAGTCCCGGGAGCAGCTCTCGGCCGGTGAAATCGAGGTCGTGGAGAAGAAGGCCCCAACGATCAGCAAGATCAAGGACCTCTCCGCCGGCATGCTCGGGAAGATCGTCGTCATCGAGGGCAACATCGTCAGCACGAAGAAGATAGGCTCAAACCTCAAGCTGACCGTCACCGACGGAACCGGTGAGATAGCCATCTTCATTCCGGGATCCGTTGTCAAGGAGCTCTCAAACGAGACCCTCTCCGGCCTGAAGGAGGGCCTCGGCGTTAAGATAGGCGGCTACATCGACGAGTACAAGGGGACACTTGAGGTTATCCCGTACGTTCCAGAGGGAATAGTTGCCTACGGAAAGCCCCTCGAGATAGAGACGACAACCACAACGACAACAACCTCTCAGCAGACCACGACGACCACCCAGACTGAAGTCCAGTGGGTTACGGTTTCCGGCCTCTCCTCGGCCAGCGGCACGGTTCAGCTCAACGCCACCTGGGTCAGGCTCTACTACTCCAAGCCGAACTACCTCATTGAAGTTTCCGACGACACCGGGAAGGCGAACCTCACGGCGGAGAGGGAGCTCCTCCCGAACCCTGTAAAGGCCGGAACGGGAAGCGTGCTCCACCTGGTAGTCGATGCCTCCTCGATGAAGGTTCTCAACCTCACCGTCGTCAGCCCGCAGCCGTCGCCGCTCCTCAGCACGGCCAACGTTACCACAGAACTCCTCGGAAAGACCGTCGTCGTTCAGGGAACCGTTTCGGACTTCAAGACCCTCGGCGCGAACCTTAAGTTCCTCGTCGTTGACGGCAGCGGCAACATAACCGTCTTCGTGCCTTCCTCAGTCGCTTCCAAGCTGCCGGAGGACGTGAAGTCAAAGCTCCAGAACGGGGTCACCGTTGAGATCGGCGGCTACGTTACGGAGTACAAGGGCACGATAGAGATCATACCCTACTCCGTCGAGGGCATCGAGATACTGACCTGA
- a CDS encoding S9 family peptidase produces MSGIEWNEKTFSRFAYVNDPRIEGSKVAYTLTKVNMKDNRYESTVVVEDLETGSKRFIENASMPRLSPDGRKLAFTRPNEEKKETEVWVAELETLSAKKVLSAKNIRSLQWNDDSRRLLVVGFKRHDDDDFVFDDDVPFWFDSMGFLDGEKTTFWVLDTEAEEVIEEFEKPRFSSGLWHGDGILINVPHREDGKPALFKFYDIYLWKDGNEEKLFERVSLRAVDSDGKAILLSGKREKKFMSEHDWLYIYDGELKPVYEGPLDVWGAKLTEGKVYFLTPDAGSVHLWLWDGKAERVVVGDHWIYGLDASNGKALLLIMTATRIGELYLYDGELKQVTDYNGPIFRKLKTFEPRHFRFGSKDLEIDGWYLKPELKEDEKAPVIVSVHGGPKGMYGHRFVYEMQLMANKGYYVVYVNPRGSDGYSEDFALRVLQRTGLEDFEDIMAGIEEFFKLEPQADRERVGITGISYGGFMTNWALTQSDLFKAGISENGISYWLTSYAFSDIGLWFDVEVIGPNPLENENYRKLSPLFYAKNVKAPILLIHSLEDYRCPLDQSLMFYNVLKDLGKEAYIAVFKRGPHGHSIRGSPKHRSKRYKLFIEFFERKLRKYEEGFDVEKILKSGKE; encoded by the coding sequence GCTCAAAGCGCTTCATCGAGAACGCCTCCATGCCGAGACTCTCGCCGGACGGCAGAAAGCTCGCCTTCACGAGGCCCAACGAGGAGAAGAAGGAAACAGAGGTCTGGGTTGCCGAGCTTGAGACTCTCTCGGCTAAGAAGGTTCTCTCGGCCAAGAACATTCGCTCCCTCCAGTGGAACGACGACTCAAGGAGGCTTCTGGTGGTCGGCTTCAAGAGGCACGACGATGACGACTTCGTCTTCGACGACGACGTTCCCTTCTGGTTCGACAGTATGGGCTTCCTCGACGGCGAGAAGACGACCTTCTGGGTCCTCGACACCGAGGCCGAAGAGGTTATAGAAGAGTTCGAGAAGCCCCGCTTTAGCTCCGGCCTCTGGCACGGGGATGGAATACTCATCAACGTCCCGCACCGCGAGGACGGCAAGCCGGCCCTCTTCAAGTTCTACGACATCTACCTCTGGAAGGACGGAAACGAGGAGAAGCTCTTCGAGCGCGTTTCCCTCAGGGCCGTTGATTCCGACGGAAAAGCTATCCTCCTGAGCGGCAAGAGGGAAAAGAAGTTCATGAGCGAGCACGACTGGCTTTACATCTACGACGGCGAGCTCAAGCCCGTCTACGAGGGCCCGCTCGACGTCTGGGGTGCGAAGCTAACGGAAGGCAAGGTCTACTTCCTGACGCCAGACGCTGGCAGCGTTCACCTCTGGCTCTGGGACGGTAAAGCTGAGAGGGTCGTCGTTGGCGACCACTGGATTTACGGCTTGGATGCCAGCAACGGAAAGGCACTGCTCCTCATAATGACGGCAACGAGGATAGGCGAGCTCTACCTCTACGACGGCGAGCTCAAGCAGGTCACCGACTACAACGGGCCAATATTCAGGAAGCTCAAGACTTTCGAGCCGAGGCACTTCAGGTTCGGGAGCAAGGACCTTGAGATAGACGGCTGGTACCTCAAACCGGAGCTCAAGGAGGACGAGAAGGCCCCTGTGATAGTCTCCGTCCACGGCGGGCCGAAGGGAATGTACGGCCACCGCTTCGTCTACGAGATGCAGCTGATGGCGAACAAGGGCTACTACGTTGTCTACGTCAACCCGCGCGGCAGCGACGGCTACAGCGAAGACTTCGCGCTCCGCGTCCTCCAGAGAACCGGCCTGGAGGACTTCGAGGACATAATGGCAGGAATAGAGGAGTTCTTCAAGCTCGAGCCTCAGGCCGACAGGGAGAGGGTTGGCATAACGGGAATAAGCTACGGCGGATTCATGACCAACTGGGCGCTAACGCAGAGCGACCTCTTCAAGGCCGGAATCAGCGAGAACGGCATAAGCTACTGGCTGACAAGTTATGCCTTCTCGGACATCGGCCTCTGGTTCGACGTCGAGGTCATCGGCCCGAACCCACTCGAAAACGAGAACTACCGGAAGCTCAGCCCGCTGTTCTACGCGAAGAACGTGAAGGCCCCGATACTGCTTATACACTCGCTCGAGGACTACCGCTGTCCGCTCGACCAGAGCCTGATGTTCTACAACGTGCTCAAGGACCTCGGCAAGGAGGCCTACATAGCTGTCTTCAAGAGGGGCCCGCACGGCCACAGCATCCGCGGAAGCCCGAAGCACCGCTCGAAGCGCTACAAGCTCTTCATCGAGTTCTTCGAGAGGAAGCTTAGAAAGTACGAGGAGGGCTTCGACGTCGAGAAGATACTGAAGTCCGGGAAGGAGTGA